In Anaerobacillus isosaccharinicus, one genomic interval encodes:
- a CDS encoding endonuclease Q family protein: MNSFFVDLHIHLGSTSTGKPVKITASKSMTLENVLNVARDVKGLDLIGIIDCHVPEVLLQLQELVDRGEFIEKEQGGLCYKEKITLILGSEIEVYDEHSKGPIHVLVYFPYLKMMKLFSDWLAERVTNVTLSTQRMYEDGITLQKKVKELGGLFIPAHVFTPFKSLYGKGVEKSVTEVFDLTMIDGIELGLSSDTLMADEVGELQHFSFLTNSDAHSLANIAREYQKIKMKQPSFEELNRAIKGEAGREIECNYGLNPLLGKYYQTTCEQCFEAIDDEHKEEGCPQCKNRSYTKGVAARIIELSMNKDENVPKRQRPPYVHQVPLQFIPTLGPKTLEKLRQYFDTEMNIIHFATKEQLEKVVSNKIVDYILKARTGELFFDIGGGGKYGKVK; the protein is encoded by the coding sequence TTGAACTCATTTTTCGTTGATTTACATATTCATTTAGGCTCAACATCCACAGGAAAGCCGGTAAAAATTACGGCGTCAAAATCAATGACATTGGAAAATGTATTAAATGTTGCTCGGGATGTAAAAGGTCTCGATTTAATCGGGATTATAGATTGCCATGTTCCTGAAGTGCTTTTGCAACTGCAAGAGCTAGTAGATAGAGGGGAATTCATTGAAAAGGAACAAGGAGGACTCTGTTACAAAGAGAAGATTACTTTAATCTTAGGTTCAGAAATTGAAGTTTATGATGAGCATAGTAAAGGTCCAATCCACGTTCTCGTTTATTTTCCTTATCTAAAAATGATGAAGCTTTTTTCTGACTGGTTAGCCGAAAGAGTCACGAATGTTACCTTAAGTACACAACGAATGTATGAAGATGGGATTACGCTTCAAAAAAAGGTAAAAGAGTTAGGTGGTTTATTTATTCCAGCTCATGTGTTTACCCCTTTTAAAAGCCTTTACGGTAAGGGGGTTGAAAAAAGTGTTACTGAGGTGTTTGATCTAACGATGATTGATGGGATTGAGTTGGGTCTTAGCTCAGATACTTTAATGGCAGACGAAGTAGGTGAACTACAGCATTTTTCTTTTTTAACCAATTCAGATGCCCATTCATTAGCCAATATTGCTCGTGAATATCAAAAAATAAAAATGAAACAACCAAGCTTCGAGGAATTAAATAGAGCGATAAAAGGTGAAGCAGGAAGAGAGATAGAATGTAACTATGGATTAAATCCACTGTTAGGGAAGTATTATCAAACAACTTGTGAACAGTGCTTTGAAGCGATAGATGACGAGCATAAAGAGGAAGGATGTCCTCAATGCAAAAACCGTTCCTACACAAAAGGTGTTGCAGCAAGAATTATTGAGTTGTCTATGAATAAGGACGAAAATGTACCTAAGCGGCAACGTCCACCTTACGTCCACCAAGTCCCATTGCAATTTATTCCCACTCTAGGACCAAAGACATTAGAAAAACTTAGACAGTATTTTGATACGGAAATGAATATCATTCACTTTGCCACAAAAGAACAGCTAGAAAAGGTTGTCTCAAATAAAATTGTTGATTATATTTTAAAAGCAAGAACTGGTGAACTATTTTTTGATATAGGTGGTGGAGGGAAGTATGGGAAGGTTAAGTAA
- a CDS encoding NUDIX hydrolase: MKQEFYEKTLTTNLIFNGKVIDLVVKDVELPDGNVSKREIVHHPGAVAIIALTKDNKILLVKQFRKPLEKTIIEIPAGKLEKGEDPLECAKRELEEETGYKAMNLKFVTSFYTSPGFADEIIHIYFTDDIEVGEVNFDDDEFLALMEVSLQEAEQLIEQQLIHDAKTVFAIQFLKLKGGLE; the protein is encoded by the coding sequence ATGAAACAAGAATTTTATGAAAAAACATTAACGACTAATCTTATTTTTAATGGTAAGGTCATTGATTTAGTTGTAAAAGATGTGGAACTTCCAGACGGAAATGTGAGTAAACGGGAAATAGTCCATCACCCAGGTGCGGTCGCAATTATTGCTTTAACAAAAGACAACAAGATTTTATTAGTAAAGCAGTTTAGGAAACCATTAGAAAAGACGATTATTGAAATTCCAGCAGGAAAGTTAGAAAAAGGTGAAGATCCACTTGAGTGTGCAAAGCGTGAGTTAGAAGAAGAAACCGGTTATAAAGCTATGAATTTGAAATTTGTTACATCTTTTTATACATCACCAGGTTTTGCTGATGAAATCATACATATTTACTTTACGGATGATATTGAGGTCGGAGAAGTTAATTTTGATGATGATGAATTTTTAGCTTTAATGGAAGTTTCTTTACAGGAAGCTGAGCAGTTAATCGAACAACAATTGATCCATGATGCGAAGACAGTATTTGCAATTCAATTTTTAAAGCTTAAAGGTGGCTTGGAATAA
- the mciZ gene encoding Z-ring formation inhibitor MciZ, protein MKIYVQEQKVTLVGKAWQINYMLKKYMKKYTTVQEWIDSQRPKHS, encoded by the coding sequence ATGAAAATTTACGTTCAAGAACAGAAGGTTACATTGGTAGGAAAAGCTTGGCAAATTAACTATATGCTAAAAAAATATATGAAAAAATATACAACAGTACAAGAGTGGATTGATAGTCAAAGGCCAAAGCATTCTTAA
- a CDS encoding DUF3866 family protein: protein MYIERRVTVEEILYEDEEIQILKTSAEAKRALLYLTITPRAKVTDEVIVNVTSTELRLGTGGLDIVTAIIGACPKEENHPNGHIIKARYLPSQLSVLAVEAQESNYHHLFKEPFTLRGKKVLIGELHSMIPICFWGMDYLKKDGKMVVIISDEASIPLSFSQHVRTLKKDERFVTITIGQAYGGTYEAVNLQTALQFATEVLNGDLIFVTLGPGVVGTGTIHGFSGIELASWANIIGSLNGIPVWVPRLSEKDKRERHRGISHHTMTPLTNFTYVKSILPLPTIKGVTKEKITRQVEDISQLHEVHWMQNGPLEELLQHCLTKSPLPIKTMGRQYVDDPVFFLGVAAAVKWILSYTD, encoded by the coding sequence ATGTATATAGAAAGAAGAGTTACTGTAGAAGAAATATTATACGAAGATGAAGAAATTCAAATCCTAAAAACATCTGCAGAAGCAAAGAGAGCGTTATTATACCTAACAATTACTCCACGAGCAAAAGTAACTGATGAGGTAATAGTAAATGTTACATCAACAGAGCTTAGATTAGGAACAGGTGGTCTTGATATAGTTACAGCAATTATCGGAGCTTGTCCTAAGGAAGAGAATCATCCGAATGGACATATAATTAAAGCTAGGTATTTACCAAGCCAACTTTCAGTTTTAGCGGTAGAAGCACAAGAAAGTAACTATCATCATTTATTTAAGGAACCGTTTACGTTACGTGGCAAAAAAGTGTTAATTGGAGAGCTCCATAGTATGATACCCATTTGTTTTTGGGGAATGGATTACTTAAAAAAAGACGGGAAAATGGTCGTCATTATTAGTGATGAAGCAAGTATTCCTCTTAGCTTTAGTCAGCACGTCCGTACATTAAAAAAAGACGAGCGTTTTGTAACAATTACTATAGGTCAAGCCTATGGTGGAACTTATGAAGCGGTTAATCTTCAGACTGCATTGCAGTTTGCAACTGAAGTTCTAAATGGTGATTTAATTTTTGTAACGCTAGGTCCTGGTGTTGTAGGTACCGGTACGATCCATGGTTTTAGTGGTATTGAGTTGGCGTCTTGGGCGAATATCATTGGCAGTTTAAATGGTATCCCAGTTTGGGTACCAAGACTTTCTGAAAAAGATAAACGAGAAAGGCATCGTGGTATTAGTCATCATACGATGACCCCTCTAACGAATTTTACATACGTAAAAAGTATCCTACCACTTCCAACTATAAAAGGTGTTACTAAGGAAAAAATAACGAGACAAGTAGAAGACATAAGTCAACTGCATGAAGTGCATTGGATGCAAAACGGGCCTCTAGAAGAGTTGCTTCAGCACTGTTTAACTAAAAGCCCTCTACCAATTAAGACAATGGGAAGACAGTATGTGGATGACCCTGTTTTTTTTCTTGGTGTTGCTGCAGCCGTAAAATGGATTCTTTCCTACACCGATTAA
- a CDS encoding aldo/keto reductase: MEKRQIGSSQLLASTIGLGCMSLEKSHKESEYILHKALDMGVNYFDTADLYDFGENERLLGNHLKGKRHDLIIATKVGNQWDEKNEGWTWNPTKPYIKQAVKASLKRLQTDYIDLYQLHGGTREDPIDESIEAFEELVQEGWIRYYGISSIRPNVIKEYVHKSKIISVMMQYSMLDLRPEEEIMPFLTENKISVIARGPVAKGLLTETFLTKLGDGGYLDYSKEELKEVLTKLQKIAHEHNYKLQELALQYCLGNNPTATVVPGARTIDQLLNNLFATTTAAISSKLRSKIKQIIKKSIYTSHR, translated from the coding sequence ATGGAAAAAAGGCAGATTGGCTCGTCACAACTATTAGCCTCAACAATCGGTTTAGGCTGTATGTCACTCGAGAAGAGTCATAAGGAAAGTGAGTATATTTTACATAAAGCTCTTGATATGGGTGTGAACTATTTTGATACAGCTGATTTATATGACTTTGGAGAAAATGAACGATTACTAGGAAACCATTTAAAGGGTAAACGACATGATCTAATTATTGCTACAAAAGTAGGCAACCAGTGGGATGAAAAGAACGAAGGTTGGACTTGGAATCCAACAAAACCATATATAAAACAAGCAGTTAAAGCTAGCTTGAAAAGGTTACAAACCGACTATATCGATTTATACCAGCTGCACGGTGGCACAAGAGAAGATCCAATTGATGAGTCGATTGAAGCCTTTGAAGAACTAGTTCAAGAAGGCTGGATTCGTTACTATGGTATTTCCTCAATTCGTCCAAACGTTATTAAAGAATATGTGCATAAGTCTAAAATTATTAGTGTAATGATGCAGTATAGCATGCTCGATCTACGTCCAGAAGAAGAGATCATGCCTTTTCTAACAGAGAATAAAATAAGTGTTATTGCTCGTGGACCTGTTGCAAAGGGGCTATTAACTGAAACATTTTTAACAAAACTCGGTGATGGTGGCTACTTAGATTATTCTAAAGAAGAATTAAAAGAAGTCCTTACTAAGTTGCAGAAAATCGCTCACGAACACAACTACAAGTTACAAGAACTAGCACTTCAGTATTGCTTAGGAAATAATCCAACAGCAACAGTGGTTCCAGGAGCAAGAACAATAGACCAATTACTAAATAATCTTTTTGCAACAACAACGGCTGCGATTTCCTCTAAGCTACGAAGCAAAATAAAGCAAATCATAAAAAAATCCATTTATACATCGCATCGATAA
- a CDS encoding TlpA disulfide reductase family protein gives MAKNRFISFIILIVAVAFSIYVVVDNLPDEEAEVTSGEGDRKVVNESEEELDGAPIIAKDEEGLLRGMFAPNFTLPIWGSDKEMSLSDFRGEIVVLNLWASWCPPCRDEMPDLIKLDEEFKDQGVNVVGINMATLERSEGATEEFMEEYQVTFPNFVDQAIDTFNQRGIVESLYQVRAIPATYILDQDGRIFIPIRGKVNYEMLENEVKKLLQ, from the coding sequence ATGGCTAAAAACCGCTTTATTAGTTTTATCATTTTAATTGTTGCTGTTGCTTTTTCTATATACGTAGTCGTGGATAATTTACCTGACGAGGAAGCAGAAGTTACAAGTGGTGAAGGCGATAGGAAAGTTGTAAACGAAAGCGAAGAAGAGCTTGATGGCGCTCCAATCATTGCCAAAGATGAAGAAGGTCTATTGAGAGGGATGTTTGCACCTAATTTTACCCTCCCAATTTGGGGTAGCGATAAAGAAATGTCATTGTCTGATTTTAGAGGAGAGATAGTAGTATTAAATCTTTGGGCATCTTGGTGCCCCCCTTGTCGAGATGAAATGCCAGATTTAATAAAATTGGATGAGGAATTTAAAGATCAGGGTGTTAATGTTGTAGGTATTAATATGGCAACCCTTGAAAGAAGTGAGGGTGCCACAGAAGAATTTATGGAAGAGTATCAAGTAACGTTCCCAAACTTCGTAGATCAAGCTATTGATACCTTTAACCAAAGGGGGATTGTGGAATCGTTGTACCAAGTTAGGGCGATACCAGCCACCTATATTCTAGACCAGGACGGTCGAATTTTTATTCCAATTCGCGGTAAAGTGAATTATGAAATGTTAGAGAATGAGGTAAAAAAATTGCTACAATAG
- the crcB gene encoding fluoride efflux transporter CrcB translates to MNVLLVMTGGAFGAMCRYGIGLLLMKKYPHPPIPIAMLFVNVVGSLGLGLFLGHYYSSEEAFELYEAPIFLLIGLGFFGAFTTFSTFSVETMLLLRERKLKKAFLYVFLSIFLSIAFFSGAFLLITS, encoded by the coding sequence TTGAATGTATTGTTAGTTATGACTGGTGGAGCTTTTGGTGCGATGTGCCGTTATGGAATTGGTCTTTTATTAATGAAAAAGTATCCTCATCCACCCATACCAATTGCGATGTTATTTGTTAATGTCGTCGGTTCGTTAGGGTTAGGACTATTTTTAGGCCATTATTATTCAAGTGAAGAAGCTTTTGAACTTTACGAAGCTCCGATTTTTTTGCTGATTGGTCTTGGATTTTTTGGAGCTTTCACAACTTTTTCTACGTTTAGTGTTGAAACAATGCTTCTTTTACGAGAACGAAAATTGAAAAAAGCATTTTTATATGTGTTTCTATCGATTTTTTTATCAATTGCTTTTTTTAGCGGGGCATTTTTACTTATAACGAGTTAA
- a CDS encoding fluoride efflux transporter FluC produces MNLKVVRIFFAVGIGGAFGTVLRYALNIQTVSFLFPLGTLIENLIGSLLLGFLTGWLVHVKLNDIWKAGLGGGFCGGFTTMSTLAADFFGFFGTSQLNIAIFYLSTSIFGGVFLAFIGYILGEKQNYRYQLSKKAGGIN; encoded by the coding sequence ATGAATCTAAAGGTAGTTAGGATTTTTTTTGCAGTCGGTATTGGTGGAGCTTTTGGTACAGTACTACGCTATGCACTTAATATACAAACCGTTTCTTTCTTATTTCCATTAGGGACGTTAATAGAAAATTTAATTGGCAGTTTATTATTAGGCTTTTTAACAGGCTGGCTAGTTCACGTAAAGTTAAATGACATCTGGAAAGCAGGTCTAGGGGGAGGTTTTTGCGGTGGATTTACAACGATGTCAACCCTTGCCGCTGATTTTTTTGGTTTTTTTGGAACGTCACAATTGAATATTGCGATCTTTTATTTAAGTACTTCTATTTTCGGAGGAGTTTTCCTTGCTTTTATAGGGTATATACTTGGTGAAAAACAAAACTATCGTTATCAATTATCGAAAAAAGCTGGTGGGATAAATTGA
- a CDS encoding undecaprenyl-diphosphate phosphatase, with product MSIFHAIIFGIVQGITEFLPISSTAHIVITQLILGTPFPGLAFEIFLHIASILAVVIYFRKDLIAVIVGFFSYFKTRSTENRVHFLFALYIVLATLLTGGLGVLLKDFVEDTMKTPAFIAVALFVTGLGLVFIERFHRYGSRTEKDMTFVDAIIVGLAQTLAVLPGISRSGATLIAALLCGLQRDTAVRYSFLLVIPVILGSTVLAIGDVSQEVFAAIGAPALIVSFITTFIFSWLGIVLLIDFLKRSKLIYFAVYCFVVAILVFLFIDPSTIMEV from the coding sequence ATGTCAATTTTTCATGCTATTATTTTTGGTATTGTTCAAGGTATAACTGAATTTTTACCTATCTCTAGTACTGCTCATATCGTCATTACACAACTAATTTTAGGAACACCTTTTCCGGGTCTAGCTTTTGAGATTTTCTTACATATTGCGTCTATTTTAGCAGTCGTTATTTATTTTAGAAAAGATTTAATTGCAGTAATCGTTGGATTTTTCAGCTATTTTAAAACAAGGTCAACAGAAAACCGGGTTCACTTTCTCTTTGCCTTATATATTGTTCTTGCTACTTTATTAACAGGTGGCTTAGGAGTTTTATTGAAGGATTTTGTAGAAGATACAATGAAAACACCTGCTTTCATTGCAGTAGCTCTATTTGTTACTGGTCTTGGGTTAGTCTTTATTGAAAGATTTCATCGTTATGGGAGTCGAACTGAAAAAGACATGACATTCGTAGATGCGATTATTGTTGGTCTTGCCCAAACATTAGCTGTATTACCAGGAATATCTCGTTCTGGTGCAACATTAATCGCAGCGTTACTTTGTGGACTACAACGCGATACTGCTGTCCGCTACTCGTTTTTACTCGTGATCCCAGTTATTTTAGGATCAACGGTACTGGCAATCGGCGATGTTAGTCAAGAGGTATTTGCTGCAATTGGAGCACCAGCTTTAATCGTTTCATTTATTACGACATTCATCTTTTCTTGGTTAGGAATCGTTTTGCTCATTGATTTCTTGAAAAGAAGCAAACTAATCTACTTTGCTGTTTACTGTTTCGTAGTAGCTATCTTAGTATTTCTATTCATTGATCCATCAACAATTATGGAAGTCTAA
- a CDS encoding CobW family GTP-binding protein, with protein sequence MKKRVPAYIITGFLGSGKTTVLQNLLTYCKKNNLKPAIVLNEIGETNVEQDLFHNDQVLEMLNGCICCSIQGDFTQELHSFLTSLNEEDVPDFLFIEGTGVANPLEIVDALTDPLLIDDVDLYSIINLIDGSKYLEYHSIFSSSKEVRTVLKSQVTTSSFIILNKVDLITEKMLQKVRKKMTDLKMDDTPIVETSYGDVDIQLLLERKIRTRRTGISKGKCGCTSGHHCEDHSHQDLNHSFQAIKINVANPIDRIQFENWLKRFPDTMVRGKGIVQLTETVGMFQFQYASKQLKLNRMKEATKLDPCIILIGVDLKSKEIEASFNKTFN encoded by the coding sequence ATGAAAAAAAGAGTACCTGCCTATATCATTACGGGGTTTTTGGGGAGTGGAAAAACGACTGTATTACAAAATTTACTTACCTATTGTAAGAAAAATAATTTAAAGCCGGCGATTGTCTTAAATGAAATTGGCGAAACAAATGTTGAGCAAGATTTGTTTCATAACGATCAAGTTCTAGAAATGCTTAATGGTTGTATTTGTTGCTCGATTCAAGGAGATTTTACGCAAGAGTTGCATTCTTTTTTAACGTCATTAAACGAAGAAGACGTTCCTGATTTCTTGTTTATTGAAGGGACAGGCGTTGCCAATCCGTTAGAGATCGTCGATGCCCTTACAGATCCGCTGTTAATAGATGATGTAGATTTATATTCTATTATTAATTTAATAGACGGTAGTAAATATTTAGAATACCATAGTATATTCTCTAGTTCTAAAGAAGTTCGTACTGTTTTGAAATCGCAAGTTACTACAAGCTCTTTTATTATTTTAAATAAGGTAGATTTAATTACTGAGAAAATGCTTCAAAAAGTTAGAAAGAAGATGACAGATTTAAAAATGGATGATACACCTATAGTGGAAACTAGCTACGGCGATGTTGATATCCAGCTGCTTTTAGAGAGGAAAATTAGGACGCGACGTACAGGGATCTCAAAAGGAAAATGTGGGTGCACTTCTGGGCATCATTGTGAAGATCATAGTCATCAAGACCTTAACCACTCATTTCAAGCAATTAAAATTAATGTAGCTAACCCAATTGATCGTATTCAATTCGAAAATTGGTTAAAGCGGTTTCCTGATACAATGGTCCGCGGCAAAGGGATCGTTCAATTAACAGAAACTGTCGGTATGTTTCAATTCCAATACGCATCAAAACAACTGAAGTTAAACCGTATGAAAGAAGCGACAAAACTTGATCCATGCATAATCTTGATTGGTGTTGATCTTAAAAGTAAAGAGATTGAAGCCTCATTTAATAAAACATTTAATTAA